In Clarias gariepinus isolate MV-2021 ecotype Netherlands chromosome 9, CGAR_prim_01v2, whole genome shotgun sequence, a single window of DNA contains:
- the znf367 gene encoding zinc finger protein 367 produces MTDAKHPQMIFCNDSPKRVLVSVIKTTPIKPKAMDSVMPTSPGFSDFMVYPWRWGENAHNVTLSPGSGTGAASPPRNSAAADSDLASCAEHLKDGIRRGRPRAETVRELISEGENSTSRIRCNVCNRVFPREKSLQAHKRTHTGERPYLCDYPDCGKAFVQSGQLKTHQRLHTGEKPFVCSEKGCGSRFTHANRHCPKHPYARLKREEPSSEPGKSQGADNKAVAEWLTKYWQMREQRTPVPSKGKTLNKVTVEDQEQQDPMDYLPSDEGEEEEQDEGKSSGGGVAARRRLQEQRERLHGALALIELANNLSP; encoded by the exons ATGACAGACGCCAAGCACCCTCAAATGATTTTTTGCAACGACTCGCCCAAAAGAGTGCTGGTTTCTGTAATCAAGACTACTCCTATCAAGCCGAAAGCTATGGACTCGGTGATGCCTACTAGTCCCGGTTTTAGTGACTTCATGGTGTATCCGTGGCGATGGGGAGAAAATGCACACAATGTGACTCTGAGTCCGGGATCGGGCACCGGAGCCGCTTCTCCCCCGAGAAACAGCGCTGCTGCAGACTCTGACCTCGCGTCCTGCGCAGAGCACCTGAAG GATGGGATCCGGCGTGGACGGCCACGTGCCGAGACAGTGCGTGAGCTCATCAGTGAGGGTGAAAACTCCACTAGTCGTATCCGCTGCAATGTCTGCAACCGTGTTTTCCCACGAGAGAAATCACTGCAGGCGCACAAACGCACTCATACAG GGGAGAGGCCATACCTGTGTGATTATCCAGATTGCGGGAAGGCCTTCGTCCAGAGCGGCCAGCTTAAAACCCACCAGCGACTACACACTGGGGAGAAGCCCTTTGTTTGCTCAGAGAAAG GCTGTGGAAGCCGTTTTACTCACGCTAACCGACACTGCCCTAAGCACCCATATGCCAGGCTGAAGAGGGAAGAGCCTAGTAGTGAGCCTGGAAAATCACAAGGGGCTGACAACAAAGCTGTGGCTGAGTGGTTAACAAA GTACTGGCAGATGCGTGAGCAGCGAACTCCTGTTCCAAGTAAAGGAAAAACTCTGAACAAGGTGACGGTTGAGGATCAGGAGCAGCAGGACCCCATGGACTACCTGCCCTCGGATGAAGGTGAAGAGGAAGAACAGGATGAGGGGAAGAGTAGTGGAGGAGGAGTGGCCGCGCGGCGACGCCTCCAGGAACAGAGAGAGCGGCTCCATGGAGCACTGGCTCTTATTGAGCTAGCCAACAACCTGTCTCCATAA